The proteins below are encoded in one region of Lactuca sativa cultivar Salinas chromosome 3, Lsat_Salinas_v11, whole genome shotgun sequence:
- the LOC111895442 gene encoding probable phospholipid-transporting ATPase 8: MPFGRNERIRFSKIYSLSCFRPSTSDEHAQIGQKGYSRVVYCNDPENPEALQLRYRSNYVSTTKYTAINFIPKSLFEQFRRVANIYFLVVACVSFSPLAPFRASSILFPLLVVIGATMAKEGVEDWRRRKQDIKANNRRIHVYRGNSFSQSKWKDLRVGDVVKVNKDEYFPSDLLLLSSSYPDGICYVETMNLDGETNLKLKHAFDFTSCLNNDNSFHQFKAIVKCEDPNEDLYSFVGSLSYDGEQHPLSLQQILLRDSKLRNSEYVYGVVIFTGHDTKVMQNATDPPSKRSKIERRMDKIIYILFTTLISISFIGSIFFGIRTSRDLNNEGYGRWYLEPTRTTALYDPKRPILAAFLHFLTGLMLYGYLIPISLYVSIEMVKVLQSIFINQDQDMYHEETNKPARARTSNLNEELGQVDTILSDKTGTLTCNSMEFVKCSIGGVAYGRGMTEVELALAKRKNPGSHGGTSGSHGDDNVKSRKLIKGFNFWDERIMRGEWVNESNSDIIQKFFSVLAICHTAIPEVNKETNELSYEAESPDEAAFVIAARELGFEFFQRTQTRISLHECVNGQKVDRSYELLNMIEFNSSRKRMSVIIRNTENQLLLLCKGADSVMFERLCKESQPFEEETKNHINKYAEAGLRTLVIAYRVLEEEEYKKWEKEFIKAKTSVSVERDDLIDAAAEKIERNLILLGATAVEDKLQKGVPECIQKLSNAGIKMWVLTGDKMETAINIGYACSLLIQGMKQIVITLDSHDITALEKLNNKEAITNAKRESIRKQLMEGRSQLDLAKSSSVLFALIIDGRSLTFALEKNLETLFLDVAIDCKSVICCRSSPKQKALVTKMVKEGTRKTTLAIGDGANDVGMLQEADIGVGISGAEGMQAVMASDFAIAQFRFLERLLLVHGHWCYRRIAMMICYFFYKNIAFGFTLFWFEAHASFSGQPAYNDWYMSFYNVFFTSLPVIALGVFDQDVSARLCLKYPMLYQEGVQNILFNWPRILGWMFNGLLSSMIIFFICKNSTIHQAFRSDGHVIDYEILGVIMYTCVVWAVNCQMALSINYFTWIQHFFIWGSIFFWYVFLIVYGYLKPEWSTTAYRVFIEACAPTPFFWMTTLLVVVSTLLPYFLYRSFQTRFHPMFHDEIQRRRSEGSESACEVLDRVKERIDLLGERMRHSHREL, translated from the exons ATGCCGTTTGGTAGGAATGAGAGGATTCGGTTTAGTAAAATTTACTCTCTTTCGTGTTTTCGACCTTCGACAAGTGATGAACATGCTCAAATCGGACAAAAGGGGTACTCTAGAGTTGTGTATTGCAATGATCCTGAGAATCCAGAAGCACTTCAGCTCAGATACCGAAGTAATTACGTGTCGACGACGAAGTATACAGCGATTAATTTCATTCCGAAGTCTCTGTTTGAACAGTTTAGGCGCGTTGCAAATATTTACTTTCTTGTTGTAGCTTGTGTTTCGTTTAGTCCATTAGCACCCTTTCGAGCTTCGAGTATTCTTTTTCCTCTTCTGGTTGTGATTGGGGCAACTATGGCAAAAGAAGGTGTCGAAGATTGGAGACGTCGGAAACAG GACATAAAGGCGAATAATAGAAGGATTCACGTATACAGAGGCAACTCATTTTCTCAAAGCAAATGGAAAGATTTGCGAGTTGGTGATGTTGTGAAAGTGAATAAAGATGAGTATTTTCCAtctgatcttcttcttctttcatcAAGCTACCCAGATGGGATTTGTTATGTTGAAACCATGAATCTAGATGGAGAAACTAATCTGAAATTAAAACACGCATTTGATTTCACATCTTGTTTAAACAATGACAACTCTTTTCATCAATTCAAAGCAATTGTCAAATGTGAAGATCCAAATGAAGATCTTTACTCATTCGTTGGAAGCTTATCGTACGATGGTGAACAACATCCACTTTCACTTCAACAGATTCTATTAAGAGATTCAAAATTAAGAAACTCAGAGTATGTATACGGAGTTGTGATTTTCACAGGACACGATACTAAAGTCATGCAGAATGCAACGGATCCTCCTTCAAAAAGAAGTAAGATAGAAAGAAGAATGGATAAAATAATCTACATTCTTTTCACCACTTTGATTTCAATATCTTTCATTGGATCAATCTTTTTTGGCATAAGAACAAGTCGAGACTTAAACAATGAAGGTTATGGAAGATGGTATCTTGAACCCACAAGAACAACTGCTCTTTATGATCCAAAAAGACCAATTCTAGCTGCATTTCTACATTTCTTAACAGGGTTAATGTTATACGGATACTTAATCCCAATATCTTTATACGTATCCATTGAAATGGTAAAAGTGTTACAGAGCATATTCATAAATCAAGATCAAGATATGTATCATGAAGAAACAAACAAACCAGCTAGAGCTAGAACATCAAATTTAAACGAAGAACTCGGTCAAGTTGACACAATTCTTTCAGATAAAACTGGGACATTGACATGTAATTCAATGGAGTTTGTTAAATGTTCAATAGGAGGTGTTGCTTATGGACGTGGGATGACAGAGGTGGAGTTAGCTCTTGCAAAGAGGAAAAACCCGGGCAGCCATGGTGGTACTTCGGGCAGCCATGGTGATGATAATGTGAAATCAAGGAAGTTGATTAAGGGTTTTAACTTTTGGGATGAGAGGATAATGAGGGGAGAATGGGTTAATGAAAGTAACTCAGATATCATACAGAAGTTTTTTAGTGTTTTGGCTATATGTCATACAGCAATACCTGAAGTTAACAAggaaacaaatgaactttcataTGAAGCTGAATCACCTGATGAAGCTGCTTTTGTTATAGCTGCAAGAGAACTTGGTTTTGAATTCtttcaaagaacacaaacaagaATCTCTTTGCATGAATGTGTAAATGGCCAAAAGGTTGACAG ATCATATGAGCTCCTAAACATGATCGAATTCAACAGTTCTCGAAAGAGAATGTCAGTAATCATAAGAAACACTGAAAATCAACTCTTATTACTCTGCAAGGGTGCTGACAG TGTTATGTTTGAAAGACTTTGTAAAGAAAGTCAACCCTTTGAAGAGGAAACAAAGAATCATATCAACAAATATGCAGAGGCAGGTTTAAGGACTTTGGTGATTGCATATcgtgttcttgaagaagaagaatataAAAAATGGgaaaaagagtttataaaagCTAAAACTTCAGTGTCTGTTGAACGTGATGATTTGATAGATGCTGCTGCTGAAAAGATTGAAAGAAACTTGATTTTACTTGGTGCTACAGCTGTTGAAGATAAACTTCAAAAGGGG GTTCCTGAATGCATACAAAAACTTTCAAATGCTGGAATTAAGATGTGGGTTTTAACTGGTGATAAAATGGAGACTGCAATAAACATAGG ATACGCATGTAGTTTGCTTATTCAAGGAATGAAGCAAATTGTGATCACATTAGACTCACATGATATTACAGCTTTAGAAAAGCTAAACAACAAGGAAGCCATTACAAat GCAAAGAGAGAGAGCATAAGGAAGCAATTGATGGAAGGAAGATCACAACTTGATTTAGCTAAAAGTAGCTCTGTGTTGTTTGCTTTGATAATTGATGGAAGATCTTTGACTTTTGCTCTTGAaaaaaatcttgaaactttgtTTTTGGATGTTGCAATTGATTGCAAATCTGTTATCTGTTGTCGATCATCCCCAAAACAAAAAGCTCTT GTTACTAAAATGGTAAAAGAAGGAACACGAAAGACAACATTAGCAATTGGTGATGGTGCAAATGATGTTGGGATGCTTCAAGAGGCTGACATTGGAGTTGGAATAAGTGGTGCAGAAGGAATGcag GCTGTAATGGCAAGTGATTTTGCCATAGCTCAATTTCGTTTTCTTGAACGATTATTATTGGTTCATGGACATTGGTGCTACAGACGAATTGCTATGATG ATATGCtatttcttttacaaaaacaTTGCTTTTGGGTTCACACTATTTTGGTTTGAGGCACATGCTTCTTTCTCGGGTCAACCCGCTTACAATGATTGGTACATGTCATTTTACAATGTTTTCTTCACTTCACTTCCTGTCATTGCCCTTGGTGTTTTTGATCAAGATGTTTCAGCACGACTCTGCCTAaag TACCCGATGCTATACCAAGAAGGAGTACAAAACATCCTCTTCAACTGGCCAAGAATCCTCGGATGGATGTTCAACGGACTTCTAAGCTCCATGATAATCTTCTTCATATGCAAAAACTCCACAATCCACCAAGCCTTTCGTTCAGATGGCCACGTCATCGACTACGAAATCCTAGGTGTCATAATGTACACATGTGTCGTCTGGGCTGTCAACTGCCAGATGGCACTTTCCATAAACTACTTCACATGGATCCAACATTTTTTCATTTGGGGTAGCATCTTcttttggtatgtatttttaaTCGTATATGGATACCTAAAACCCGAATGGTCAACAACCGCATACCGTGTTTTTATTGAAGCGTGTGCACCAACGCCGTTTTTTTGGATGACAACGTTGTTGGTTGTTGTGTCGACGCTTTTGCCGTATTTTCTTTATAGAAGCTTCCAAACGAGGTTTCATCCGATGTTTCATGATGAGATACAAAGGAGGAGGTCCGAAGGGAGTGAGAGTGCGTGTGAGGTGCTTGATAGGGTGAAGGAGAGAATTGACCTTTTGGGTGAGAGGATGAGGCATAGCCATAGGGAATTGTAA